The genomic interval CCTTGCCGGTGCCCACTTCCACAGCGGTCTCCAGCATGTCGTTCATTTCGGCCAGAATGTTTGGCGCCACGACACGGCCGGGGCCGGCATCGGAGGCCTCGTACAGCACCTTGCCTTCCTTGTCGGAAATCTTGGTGATCACGTTGGGGATCACGCCCATACCGCCATTGGCGAAGGGAGCGTAGGCGCTGGTCAGTTCGAGCAGGTTCACTTCCTGCGTGCCCAAAGCGATGGACGGCACGGCGGTGAGCTGGCTCGAAATGCCCATGCGGGTCGCCACATCGATCACCGCTGCCGGTGTCACGTCGATGGCGAGGCGGGCCGCGATAGTGTTGAGCGAATAGGCAAGGCCCTGACGCAGGGTCACGGTGCCGGCATATTTGCCGGAAGCGTTACGCGGGCTCCAGCCGTTGTAATCGAACTGGGCGTCTTCGGCCAAAGTGTCCGGGGTATAGCCCTTTTCCATCGCCGCCATATAGACGAACGGCTTGAAGGTCGAACCCGGCTGGCGCTTGGCGGTGACGGCGCGGTTATACTGGCTGGCCTGATAATCAACGCCGCCCACCATGGCGCGCACGGTGCCGTCGACATCCATGGCGACGAGGGCGCCCTGGGTAAAGCCGCGCTTTGGACCTTCCGAAGCCACCATCTCCTTGACGATGAACTCGGCGTCCTTTTGCATCTTGAAGTCGATGGTGGTCTGCACCACCACGTCCGATTTGATATCGCCGATATAGGCGGTCATCAGCGACTCAACCCAGTCGGCCACATAGTCTTCCGAACCGGCGACGCGGGTGCGCACGGTCTGGCTCGGGTCGATCTGGGCCGCGGCGGCCTCTTCGGGCGTGATAAAGCCATCACGCGCCATGGCGTTGAGCGACAGGCGCTGGCGCTCGATGGCGCGTTCGGGATTGGTCTTGGGGTTATAGGCCGATGGCGCTGGCAGAATGCCGGCCAGCATGGCGGCCTGACCCAGCGAAAGATTGCGCGCCGAGACACCGAAATAGGTCTGTGCGGCGGCTTCGATACCCGTTGCACCGGCGCCGAAATAGACGCGGTTCATATAGAGTTCGAGGATTTCTTCCTTGGTATAGGTCTGTTCCAGCCAGATCGACAGAATGGCTTCCTGCACCTTACGGCCAAGGGTCTGGTCGGGGGTGAGGAACAGGTTCTTGGCCACCTGCTGGGTAATGGTGGATGCACCACGGGTCACGCCGCGCGCCTGCACCGATTCAATCGCCACCGAAAGCAGGCCGATCGGATCGACGCCGAAGTGGCTCATGAAGCGCCGGTCTTCGCTGGCGATGATCGCCGCGGGCACATAATAGGGCAATTCGCGATAGGTGACGGCTTCGCCGCCGGTTTTGCCGCGATTGGAAATCAGGCTGCCATCGGCGGCCAGAATACGGATATTGGGGGCGCGATCAGGGATCGCCCAGGTGCCGGCCGCTGGAAGCTGAGCGCCGTAGTAGACGATGACGCCGATGACCGCGATGCCGCCCCAAAGGCAGGCGACGAAGCCCCACCACAGCAGGCCCATCAGAAAGCCGCCGCCGCGCGAACGACGTGGCTTTTTGGAACGGGCGGGCTGGGTCTTGCCACGACGGGGTGGTTTGGGTGGCTTGGGCGAGCGCCCGCCGGGACTGGACGGCGCGCCGCCCGAGCGTTCGTCATCGACGAAAACGCCGACCGACTGGCCCATCGAGGGTTCGACCCGCTGACCTTTGGACGCACGAGGCTGCGACCGGGGCTTGCTACCCCGGACCGGCTGATTGCCAACGCGGTCATCGGCGGAAATACGAAAATCCATCAAGCAGACCCTGAAAAGTGGTGCCTTTTGTCCGCTTCTACTCTGTTCCTTCACAATGGGAAACAAGAGGTTAGCGAAAGGTAAAGGCTTATCCTGATCGACTCAACGGGTGCGGCATCCCTGCCGAGGCGCTGCCCGCGCGATCACCCTCCCCTTCTCCGGGCCAATTGTGGCCGGTTTATGTGGGGTTCGGAGGGTTGATCGCCTTGTGTTGCGGGCGCGTCACAGCCGTTTTGCAGTCGATCAGCAGTAAAGATCGCTATAGGCCATCATGGCCGCAGGGACATAGCTTGGGGCATTACCAGTCCATTCCTGGGTGACCTGTTCGAGATATTCGCCGCGAACACAATCATAGGTGATCAACGACGCGCCAACTTCCTTGCCCTCCACGTAAAGCTCGAACAGGTTTGCGCCCGGATCGGCATTGTCGATATCGGTGGCGATCAGATCATAGAAATAGGGCGTGTCGATATAGACGCGCAGCAGCGGCGTGCCTTCGCCTTCCTGGGCAATGGCGGGCACGATCAGCGCGGCAAGCGCCGCAGCGACGATGGCAAGTTTCATGGCTCTTTTCCTCAAGCAGATTTCGACACAGCGGCATTGTCGACACAATCATGGTCGGCTTATGGGAGCACATAGCACTTTTTGACATGAATGGCCGATGAAGCACTGGCTGGTATTTTTTATGGCTCTTTTTCTCTCTGCGCCCGCCACCGCGCAGGACAGCGTGGTGCTCGAACGCGCCATATCCAACGCCCTCGACACGTTCGAGATGGCCTATCCCAAACTGGGCCTCACCGAGATGGGCGTCGAAGTCGCCGCCTATCGAGAGGCGCTGGCGTTCCAGCACTTCCAGTCGCGCCACTGGGGCGGCAATGTCTCGGTCAAAACCGCCATCCGCGACAGCGCCACCGGCTCATGCAGCCGCTTCGCCGCCTTCGTGCAATTGCCACCCGACAAGGGCGCGGTGAACCTCGTGCTCTGCCCGCAGTTCTTCTCCCCCAATGCCGACGCCCTGCGCGAGCTGACCATTCTGCACGAGATGGTGCATGTCGTGGCCGGCCCCAATGAATGTCAGGCCATGGCCTTTGCGGCCCGTATCCAGCAAGTCGCAACCGGCCAACACACCCGTGTCGAGCCCTATTGGAAAAGCAGCGGCTGCGAAGGGTCCGGCTTCAGCCTGCCGAAATAAGCGCAGGTCGTTGGGCATCCACCGGCCGCATCCCCTCTCCCCTGAGGGGAGAGGGCTAGGGTGAGGGGTTCAGTGCTCGTTCAACCACTCAGCCTCAACCAACCCCTGAACCCCTCACCCGCTGCTCCGCAGCGACCTCTCCCCTCAGGGGCGAGGTGAGAAAGCTCAGCGCCAAGTGCCACCTACCGTCATGGGCACCACCGCACTTACCCCACCCACCGCGCTGCCTTCGGACTTGATCCGAGGGCCACTCGCAACCCGGTGTGCTAGAAATAGAGACCCCCGGATCAAGTCCGGGGGCAGCGATTGTGGATATGGATAGCTATCGCGGACTAGCGCCAGCCCAGCGCCGGCGCCACCAGCTTCAAAATGCTCTCGATCACATGCGCGTTGTAATCGACGCCCAGCTGATTGGGCACCGTCAGCAACAACGTATCGGCCTCGGCAATCGCCTCGTCCTCGGCCAGTTGCTTGACCAGCACGTCGGGCTCAGCGGTATAGCCACGCCCAAACACGGCGCGGACATTTTCCTCGATATAGCCGAACTGATCCTGTTCCTTGCGACCCTCGCCGAAATAGGCACGGTCCATGTCATTGACCAAGGCAAAGATCGAGCGGCTAACCGAAACGCGTGGCTCAAACGCATGCCCGGCCTCTTTCCAGGCGGCGCGGTAGGCGCGGATCTGTTCGGCCTGCTGGATGTGGAATGGCTTGCCATTTTCGTCGAATTTAAGCGTCGAGCTTTGCAGGTTCATGCCCAGCTTGGCGGCCCAGACGGCGGTGTCATTGGTCGCCGAACCCCACCAGATACGCTCACGCAGGCCTTCCGAATGAGGCTCAACGCGCAGCAATCCGGGCGGGTTGGGGAACATCGGACGCGGATTGGGTTCGGCAAAGCCATTGCCGCGCAGCACGTCGAGGAACACCTCGGTGTGTTGGCGCGCCATATCGGCATCGGTCTGGCCTTCCTGGGGCGCATAGCCGAAATAGCGATAGCCATCGATCACCTGCTCGGGCGAACCGCGGCTGATGCCGAGCTGCAAACGGCCACCGGCGATCAGGTCGGCGGAGCCGGCGTCTTCGGCCATATAGAGCGGATTTTCGTAGCGCATATCGATGACGGCGGTGCCGATCTCGATCTTTTTGGTGCGGGCGCCGACGGCGGCCAGCAGCGGGAAGGGCGACGCCAGCTGCCGGGCAAAATGATGTACCCGGAAATAGGCGCCATCGGCTCCCAATTCCTCGGCCGCCACCGCCAGATCAATCGACTGCAACAGCGTATCGGCCGCCGAGCGGGTTTGCGACTGGGGCGATGGATTCCAGTGGCCGAAAGAGAGAAAGCCGATCTTTTTCATGGAAGTACCCGGAACAATAAGAGGCGGCCCGGTCTGGGCGGCGGTTGCGATTTAGGTAGGCCCTGATTGAAGCGGAGCCAAGCCAGTTTTGCGGAACGCATTGTTCAACCCGGTGAACGGCCCCCGATAGCAGAGTGGACACGAGGTCAAGGCCGACTTAGGAAGCGGCGAGAGGGAGGATCATGACAATGCGGCTGGCTGTAACGGGCACCCATGGCACGGGCAAGACCACGCTGATTGATGATTTCGCTTCGGCCTGCCCGCATTATGAAGCGGTGCCGGAGCCCTATTGGCTGCTCGCCCAGCAGGGCGTGCCCTTTGCCGGCGGGCCGACAAGTGCCGATCTGGAGGAGCAACTCGAGCAAAGCTGCGCGCTTGTCCTATCGGCCGCCGGGCAGAACGATGTCATTTTCGACCGATGCCCGCTCGATTTCATCGCCTATCTGGATGTGGTCAGCCTGCGCGAAGGCTTCGAATGGGTCCCGAGCGGCAAGCTGCTGGGCCGGATCGAAGCGGCTCTAGCTGCGCTCGAGCTGATCGTCTTCCTGCCGCTATCGCGACCGGACGAGATTTCCGTCGCCATTGAGTTTCCCAAGCTGCGCATGCAAACCGATACCAGGCTCAAAGCCATCCTGCGCCACGACGATCTTGGACTGCTCGGGTCCGGTCCGCCGATTGTGGAGCTTACCGGCACCCCCGCGCAACGACTGCGCGACTTGGTAGCAGCAACGCGCGCCGGCTGAAACGGCCACAAATCGCTCCCATTGAGCAATTTGTGCCGGTGGCCAGCTTGCGCCTAAACGTCCAGGTTGCTCACGCTCAGTGCGTTGTCCTGGATGAAGTCGCGGCGCGGTTCGACCAGGTCGCCCATCAGGGCGGTAAAAATCTGGTCGGCTTCGTCGGTCTGGTTGATTTCGACCTTGAGCAGGGTGCGCGCATTGGGGTCGAGCGTGGTTTCCCAGAGCTGGGACGCGTTCATTTCGCCCAGACCCTTATAGCGCTGCAGCGAGACACCCTTGCGGCCAGCATCGGTCACCGCCTTGAACAGCGAGGATGGCCCGTAGATCGGGATGTCTTCGCCCTTGCGGGTCAGGGTTGGTACGCCGCCATAGATCTCGTCGAGGCGGTCGGCCAGCTGGCGCAGTTTGCGCGCGTCGGCGCTTTGCAGCAGGGCCTTGTCGAGCAGATGGCGCTCGGCCACGCCGCGCACGGTGCGCGAGAAGGCCAGTTCGTCACCATCGGTGATTTCGCCCGACCAACCCTGTTCCCACTCGTCCGAAATCCGGTCGAGACGGCTGGCAACGCGAGTCATGACTTCCCCGATCCGGGTCGGATCGCTCAGACCTTCCGGATCAAGCCCGCCAACGATGGCGGCCTGCTCAACAAGGCTACGGTTGTAGCGCGTGTTGAGATTGTCGATGGCGTTCACGATGCTGCGCGCCTGCTGCACGATGCCCTGCAGATCGGCGCCACCATGCTGGTGTCCGTCGCGCGTCGTAAACACGGCTTCGTCGAGACCGGCTTCGATCAGGTAGTCGTTGAGCGCGTCCTCGTCCTTGAGGTACTGCTCGGAGCGGCCGCGCATCGCCTTATAGAGCGGTGGCTGGGCGATGTAGATGTGACCGCGTTCGAGCAACTCGGGCGTCTGGCGATAAAAGAACGTCAGCAGCAGCGTGCGAATATGAGCGCCGTCCACGTCGGCGTCGGTCATGATGATGATCTTGTGGTAGCGCAGCTTGTCGGCGTTGAACTCTTCGCGGCCAATGCCGGTGCCCAGCGCCGTGATGAGCGTGCCGACCTGATCGGACGAGATCATGCGGTCAAAGCGGGCGCGTTCGACGTTGAGGATTTTGCCACGCAGCGGCAACACGGCCTGGTTGGAGCGGTCACGCCCCTGCTTGGCCGAACCGCCTGCGGAGTCACCTTCCACGATGAAGATTTCAGACTTGGCCGGGTCGCGTTCCTGGCAATCGGCGAGCTTGCCGGGGAGCGAGGAGATTTCGAGCGCACCCTTGCGGCGGGTCAGTTCTCGCGCCTTGCGGGCGGCTTCGCGGGCAGCGGCGGCTTCCGCCACCTTGCCAACGATGACCTTGGCCTCGTTGGGATGCTCTTCAAACCACTGGCCGAGCTTGTCGTTGACGATGTTTTCAACGACCGGACGGACTTCGGACGAGACCAGCTTGTCTTTGGTCTGTGAACTGAACTTTGGATCAGGCACCTTCACCGACAGCACGCAGGTCAGGCCTTCGCGGGTGTCGTCACCCGTCATGGTGACCTTTTCCTTCTTGGCGATACCCGAGCTTTCGGCATAGCCAACCACCTGGCGCGTCAGCGCGCCGCGCAGGCCGGCAAGGTGGGTACCACCGTCGCGCTGCGGGATGTTGTTGGTAAAGCACAGCACGTTTTCGTGGTAGCTGTCGTTCCACTGCAGCGCGACTTCGACGGTGATGCCGTCCTTCTCGCTGATCATGGTGATCGGGCGGTCGATGACCCCGGTCTTGGACTTGTCGAGATATTTGACGAATGCCTCGAGACCGCCCTCGTAGAACAGCTCGACATTGACCGGCTCGGGATGACGCAGGTCATTGAGCAGGATACGGACGCCCGAATTCAGGAACGCGAGCTCGCGCAGGCGGTGCTCGAGCGTCTTGAAATCGAACTCCACCATGGTGAAGGTTTCGGACGACGGGAAGAAGCTGATGGTGCTGCCGCTGCGCCCTTCATAGGTGCCCGGTTGCTTGTTTTCGACATAAGTGCCCGT from Devosia sp. 2618 carries:
- a CDS encoding LLM class flavin-dependent oxidoreductase; its protein translation is MKKIGFLSFGHWNPSPQSQTRSAADTLLQSIDLAVAAEELGADGAYFRVHHFARQLASPFPLLAAVGARTKKIEIGTAVIDMRYENPLYMAEDAGSADLIAGGRLQLGISRGSPEQVIDGYRYFGYAPQEGQTDADMARQHTEVFLDVLRGNGFAEPNPRPMFPNPPGLLRVEPHSEGLRERIWWGSATNDTAVWAAKLGMNLQSSTLKFDENGKPFHIQQAEQIRAYRAAWKEAGHAFEPRVSVSRSIFALVNDMDRAYFGEGRKEQDQFGYIEENVRAVFGRGYTAEPDVLVKQLAEDEAIAEADTLLLTVPNQLGVDYNAHVIESILKLVAPALGWR
- a CDS encoding PBP1A family penicillin-binding protein encodes the protein MDFRISADDRVGNQPVRGSKPRSQPRASKGQRVEPSMGQSVGVFVDDERSGGAPSSPGGRSPKPPKPPRRGKTQPARSKKPRRSRGGGFLMGLLWWGFVACLWGGIAVIGVIVYYGAQLPAAGTWAIPDRAPNIRILAADGSLISNRGKTGGEAVTYRELPYYVPAAIIASEDRRFMSHFGVDPIGLLSVAIESVQARGVTRGASTITQQVAKNLFLTPDQTLGRKVQEAILSIWLEQTYTKEEILELYMNRVYFGAGATGIEAAAQTYFGVSARNLSLGQAAMLAGILPAPSAYNPKTNPERAIERQRLSLNAMARDGFITPEEAAAAQIDPSQTVRTRVAGSEDYVADWVESLMTAYIGDIKSDVVVQTTIDFKMQKDAEFIVKEMVASEGPKRGFTQGALVAMDVDGTVRAMVGGVDYQASQYNRAVTAKRQPGSTFKPFVYMAAMEKGYTPDTLAEDAQFDYNGWSPRNASGKYAGTVTLRQGLAYSLNTIAARLAIDVTPAAVIDVATRMGISSQLTAVPSIALGTQEVNLLELTSAYAPFANGGMGVIPNVITKISDKEGKVLYEASDAGPGRVVAPNILAEMNDMLETAVEVGTGKGANLGGWEFGGKTGTSQNARDALFVGYTAAMVTGVWLGNDNDTKTTLSGGNVPVAIWSQFMTKAHAGKQIAKIPGGSYEGQLVGQQVIDPASGQTVTQYVDAGTGQTVQTTTDPTTGALLRYDPATGQYVPATAISGGGSTNQPIQTGQMTDPSTGMPVQSQPIDPNTGWPAAANNNGGGYLVDANGNQIDPATGLVVGQVVGGNQVVQGQNVDPVTGYPLQGQSNGFDQAPIDPSTGMPMMLVVDPATNQQVWVPSAPAQMQQQQQVQQPQQIQPPIGLGETAPIQNERSQRTLMDIIFGNQQN
- the gyrB gene encoding DNA topoisomerase (ATP-hydrolyzing) subunit B; translated protein: MTDSPIPDPNEYGADSIKVLKGLDAVRKRPGMYIGDTDDGSGLHHMVYEVVDNAIDEALAGHADLVTVTLNADGSVSVADNGRGIPTGIHKEEGISAAEVIMTQLHAGGKFDQNSYKVSGGLHGVGVSVVNALSQWLKLYIRRDGGIFEMSFTHGDSDAPLVQTGTYVENKQPGTYEGRSGSTISFFPSSETFTMVEFDFKTLEHRLRELAFLNSGVRILLNDLRHPEPVNVELFYEGGLEAFVKYLDKSKTGVIDRPITMISEKDGITVEVALQWNDSYHENVLCFTNNIPQRDGGTHLAGLRGALTRQVVGYAESSGIAKKEKVTMTGDDTREGLTCVLSVKVPDPKFSSQTKDKLVSSEVRPVVENIVNDKLGQWFEEHPNEAKVIVGKVAEAAAAREAARKARELTRRKGALEISSLPGKLADCQERDPAKSEIFIVEGDSAGGSAKQGRDRSNQAVLPLRGKILNVERARFDRMISSDQVGTLITALGTGIGREEFNADKLRYHKIIIMTDADVDGAHIRTLLLTFFYRQTPELLERGHIYIAQPPLYKAMRGRSEQYLKDEDALNDYLIEAGLDEAVFTTRDGHQHGGADLQGIVQQARSIVNAIDNLNTRYNRSLVEQAAIVGGLDPEGLSDPTRIGEVMTRVASRLDRISDEWEQGWSGEITDGDELAFSRTVRGVAERHLLDKALLQSADARKLRQLADRLDEIYGGVPTLTRKGEDIPIYGPSSLFKAVTDAGRKGVSLQRYKGLGEMNASQLWETTLDPNARTLLKVEINQTDEADQIFTALMGDLVEPRRDFIQDNALSVSNLDV
- a CDS encoding AAA family ATPase, which produces MRLAVTGTHGTGKTTLIDDFASACPHYEAVPEPYWLLAQQGVPFAGGPTSADLEEQLEQSCALVLSAAGQNDVIFDRCPLDFIAYLDVVSLREGFEWVPSGKLLGRIEAALAALELIVFLPLSRPDEISVAIEFPKLRMQTDTRLKAILRHDDLGLLGSGPPIVELTGTPAQRLRDLVAATRAG